The Holophagales bacterium genome has a segment encoding these proteins:
- a CDS encoding ABC transporter ATP-binding protein, with amino-acid sequence MSLLSLEGVEVVREGRTILSLPRLEVREKEVLAVVGPTGAGKSTLLRVLHFLDRPEAGVLEWRGERVPWPAPLALRRRISMTFQDPLLLSGTTYDNVFYGLQLRGQNGHDARERVMAALRLLRVEHLADQRARTLSGGEAQRTALARALVLSPELLLLDEPFAALDAPIRKHLLEELRQAVRARGISCVYVTHEQSEAFSIADRIAVLRRGRLLQAGTPEEVLLRPASRAVARFMQTGNILPGVVSTLDDAISEVRVGPRLLFSRTALPEGTPVDACVRREEILVEAPGETSPAPGLNRFRGTVEAVVDLGSTMQVRIDAGFPGYPLQALITRRVAHDLSLKPGGEVLATFSAASVHLIPREGTETDDDVPGSA; translated from the coding sequence GTGAGCCTCCTCTCTCTCGAGGGCGTCGAGGTCGTTCGCGAGGGAAGGACGATCCTCTCCCTTCCGCGGCTCGAGGTCCGCGAGAAGGAGGTCCTCGCCGTCGTCGGCCCGACCGGCGCCGGCAAGAGCACCCTCCTGCGCGTTCTCCACTTCCTCGACAGGCCCGAAGCCGGCGTCCTCGAATGGCGCGGCGAACGGGTGCCGTGGCCGGCGCCGCTCGCGCTGCGCCGCCGGATCTCCATGACGTTCCAGGACCCGCTCCTCCTGTCCGGGACGACGTACGACAACGTCTTCTACGGCCTCCAGCTGCGCGGCCAGAACGGCCACGACGCGCGGGAGCGGGTGATGGCCGCCCTGCGCCTCCTCCGCGTCGAGCACCTCGCCGACCAGCGCGCGCGGACCCTTTCCGGCGGCGAGGCTCAGCGGACGGCGCTGGCGCGGGCCCTCGTCCTCTCGCCCGAGCTCCTCCTCCTCGACGAGCCGTTCGCCGCGCTCGACGCCCCGATCCGCAAGCACCTCCTCGAGGAGCTGAGGCAGGCCGTCCGCGCGCGCGGGATCAGCTGCGTCTACGTGACGCACGAGCAGTCGGAGGCGTTCTCCATCGCCGACCGGATCGCCGTCCTCCGCCGCGGCAGGCTCCTCCAGGCCGGGACGCCGGAGGAGGTCCTCCTCCGGCCGGCCAGCCGCGCCGTTGCCCGCTTCATGCAGACCGGGAACATCCTTCCCGGCGTCGTCTCGACGCTCGATGACGCGATCTCCGAGGTGAGGGTCGGCCCACGCCTCCTCTTCTCCCGCACCGCCCTCCCCGAGGGAACGCCCGTCGACGCCTGCGTCCGCCGCGAGGAGATCCTCGTCGAGGCCCCGGGCGAGACCTCCCCCGCCCCGGGCCTGAACCGTTTCCGCGGGACCGTCGAGGCCGTCGTCGACCTCGGCTCCACGATGCAGGTGCGCATCGACGCCGGCTTCCCCGGGTATCCGCTCCAGGCCCTCATCACGCGCCGCGTCGCGCACGATCTTTCGCTGAAGCCTGGCGGCGAGGTCCTCGCGACGTTCTCGGCGGCCTCCGTCCACCTCATTCCGCGCGAAGGGACCGAAACCGATGACGACGTGCCGGGAAGCGCTTGA
- a CDS encoding ABC transporter permease has protein sequence MTGLLSSLSALLPMPGELAGILLLSLFVSGVAILVSMLLGVPAGIFLGLHRFPGRGFLVTLVNTGMGLPPVVVGLFVFLLLARSGPLGSLDLLYTPWAMVLAQVVIATPLVVGITLAAIQGLDARLHLQILSLGASTGQLYWKLVKEARLSLVAALAAGFGSIISEVGAVMMVGGNIKGQTRVMTTAIVLQTRQGEFANAIVLGAILLALALGINWLFTWVQQRQKA, from the coding sequence ATGACCGGGCTCCTCTCCTCCCTCTCCGCTCTCCTCCCGATGCCCGGGGAGCTCGCGGGCATCCTCCTCCTCTCGCTCTTCGTCTCGGGCGTCGCGATCCTCGTCTCGATGCTCCTCGGCGTCCCGGCGGGGATCTTCCTCGGCCTCCACAGGTTCCCGGGCCGCGGCTTCCTCGTCACGCTCGTCAACACCGGGATGGGGCTCCCCCCCGTCGTCGTCGGCCTCTTCGTCTTCCTGCTCCTCGCCCGCTCGGGGCCGCTCGGGAGCCTCGACCTTCTCTACACGCCCTGGGCGATGGTCCTCGCGCAGGTCGTCATCGCGACGCCCCTCGTCGTCGGCATCACGCTCGCGGCGATCCAGGGTCTCGACGCGCGCCTCCACCTCCAGATCCTCTCGCTCGGAGCCTCGACCGGGCAGCTCTACTGGAAGCTCGTGAAGGAGGCCCGCCTCTCGCTCGTCGCGGCCCTCGCCGCCGGCTTCGGGTCGATCATCTCGGAAGTCGGGGCCGTCATGATGGTCGGCGGGAACATCAAGGGGCAGACGCGCGTCATGACGACGGCGATCGTCCTCCAGACCCGGCAGGGGGAGTTCGCGAACGCGATCGTCCTCGGCGCGATCCTCCTCGCGCTCGCGCTCGGCATCAACTGGCTCTTCACGTGGGTCCAGCAGAGGCAGAAGGCGTGA
- a CDS encoding substrate-binding domain-containing protein: MYLPTAALALALLGGAAPLSAQPSLILATTTSTQDSGLLDDLLPRFEAATGIRVKTIAVGSGEALAMGRRGDADVLLVHSRAAEDEFMAQGFGSLRLDVMYNDFVLVGPPADPAGIRGLPAADALKRVADKGALFVSRDDRSGTHARELGLWKQAGIDPAGKPWYVATGQGMGETARVASEKRACTLADRGTFLALRRSLDLAILVEGGEELRNSYRVIVVSPEKHPKVRAKEARRFAEWLVTPEAQKAIGAFGRQKYGQPLFVPDAKKE, encoded by the coding sequence ATGTACCTGCCGACCGCCGCCCTCGCCCTCGCCCTCCTCGGCGGCGCGGCTCCGCTCTCCGCGCAGCCCTCGCTCATCCTCGCCACGACGACGAGCACGCAGGACAGCGGCCTCCTCGACGACCTCCTCCCCCGCTTCGAGGCCGCCACGGGCATCCGGGTCAAGACGATCGCCGTCGGCTCGGGCGAGGCGCTCGCCATGGGCCGTCGCGGCGACGCCGACGTCCTCCTCGTCCACTCGAGGGCGGCCGAGGACGAGTTCATGGCCCAGGGGTTCGGGTCTCTCCGCCTCGACGTCATGTACAACGACTTCGTCCTCGTCGGGCCGCCGGCCGACCCCGCCGGGATCCGGGGCCTCCCGGCCGCGGACGCGCTGAAGCGAGTGGCGGACAAGGGCGCCCTCTTCGTCTCGCGCGACGACCGCTCGGGGACGCACGCGCGCGAGCTCGGCCTCTGGAAGCAGGCCGGGATCGACCCCGCCGGGAAACCCTGGTACGTCGCCACCGGCCAGGGGATGGGCGAGACCGCGCGCGTCGCTTCCGAGAAGAGAGCCTGCACGCTCGCCGACCGCGGCACGTTCCTCGCCCTCAGGAGGAGCCTCGACCTCGCCATCCTCGTGGAAGGCGGGGAGGAGCTCCGGAATTCGTACCGCGTCATCGTCGTGAGCCCCGAGAAGCACCCGAAGGTGCGGGCGAAGGAAGCGCGGCGCTTCGCCGAGTGGCTCGTCACGCCGGAAGCGCAGAAGGCGATCGGCGCCTTCGGCCGTCAGAAGTACGGCCAGCCCCTCTTCGTCCCCGACGCGAAGAAGGAATGA